The sequence ACCCACACTGATCACATTAGAGCTGGATACAAATGCTTTCCTTAAGTAACTCCTTGCTGTGAGCTAGTGCTCTGGGGCTTTTGCTAGGAGAGGGGGCCCAGTGTGGACATGCCGGGGCACAATGGGCTGGGAGAATGAAAACACCTGTTTAAAGTAACCACAGCCTCTCCTCTCTGCAGGTCAGTGGATTTCCTGATGGATTCCAGCCTCCGCAAACTCTATGGTGCAGAAGAGAAACGTCCTTCTTCATGAGGCAGCCCCCTTACAcagctaaagcaggggtgggagggacaCTCCTCTCACCCACCCAGCTCCACACCTCACAACTGACTACACTGTATTTAGAGTCATTTTCTGCTGTTAAGCCAACTTACTGTGACATGGGGGCAGGAGAGCAAGTgggctgggcagccctgccccagcacaggctCACCCCTGCTTCAGAGGCATTAGCACTAGCCCTGAATTGTCAGGAGCTGGTTGCCTAACCCAAATGCTGGAGGCCCAGCTGCTTTGGCAGCATGAGATTTCAGGGTTGTTCTTGGTCCTTCGTGGCCacgggggagaagagagaggaaaggTGCAATTGCTATCAAAACCCAGTGGTGCCAGGGGATATTAATACAGGCTTGGGCTGGCATATTCTGTATCTTAGGAAGCCCCAGGACAGGTTAGGCCTGGCCTATTGAGAGACCTGTATttactgtgggggaaaaaaagaaaaccaaacccCTGTCCTGGGGGTTAATTGCACTAACTCACATTCCTCTAACTGGCTCCAGTTCCTGCTATTGTGTAGTGGGAACCTGACTAGTCAAACTCTGCAATTCCCTCTCCTCAGAATAAACCGCTTCAACCTGAATTCACTCCCAGTTCCATGTGCTATTGAACTAGCTAGTTAAGGCTC comes from Mauremys reevesii isolate NIE-2019 linkage group 18, ASM1616193v1, whole genome shotgun sequence and encodes:
- the MTFP1 gene encoding mitochondrial fission process protein 1 isoform X1; this translates as MGPPAETDLYRDTWVRYLGYANEVGESFRAIVPISLVWASYGVATTYVMADAIDKGKKAAVVSGFPDGFQPPQTLWCRRETSFFMRQPPYTAKAGVGGTLLSPTQLHTSQLTTLYLESFSAVKPTYCDMGAGEQVGWAALPQHRLTPASEALALALNCQELVA